In Rutidosis leptorrhynchoides isolate AG116_Rl617_1_P2 chromosome 2, CSIRO_AGI_Rlap_v1, whole genome shotgun sequence, one genomic interval encodes:
- the LOC139890943 gene encoding la-related protein 6C, protein MAQAQPEEKLQENNREKAYKKDEKKEISNSNSFQFNAHAPEFVPSSHTQIPVSGYFYPCFNYVGLGMGPNDSVGPVDWVYVAGGGVGVGGDQDHQVQFFSNPEVVTPTYSRNVLTDDLQQKIIKQVEYQFSGLSLLANESLVKHISKDPEGYVPISVIASMKKIKSCITNNHLLSQALCSSSKLVVSNDGKKVRRKYPFTEKDKEELQSRTVVAENLPEDHSHLNLEKIFNVVRSVKAIRICHPQEPNSSRSRGDYVFSNKLHALVEYETADMAEKAVEKLNDERNWRKGLRVRLMLRRSPKSVLKTKKSEFDGLLEDEIDEAYDLPEESSPISVLEPSVENNGEEGSKKGWARGRGKTKIRTSSHNGRGVLSQSPQSSGSTLHSETSSSSPKSSPKGPRMPDGTRGFTMGRGKPMSPALTTTP, encoded by the exons ATGGCACAGGCACAACCAGAAGAAAAATTACAAGAAAATAATAGAGAAAAAGCATACAAGAAAGATGAAAAAAAGGAAATTTCAAATTCCAACTCTTTTCAATTCAATGCGCATGCACCCGAATTCGTGCCAAGTTCCCATACCCAAATTCCCGTTTCGGGTTATTTTTATCCTTGTTTTAATTATGTAGGTTTGGGTATGGGTCCAAATGATAGTGTTGGCCCGGTCGATTGGGTTTATGTTGCTGGTGGTGGTGTTGGTGTTGGTGGTGATCAAGATCATCAGGTTCAGTTTTTCTCGAATCCGGAAGTTGTTACACCAACATATTCTAGAAATGTCCTAACTGATGATCTTCAACAAAAAATCATTAAACAG GTGGAGTATCAATTTAGTGGCCTAAGCCTGCTTGCAAATGAATCCTTGGTGAAACACATTAGTAAGGACCCTGAGGGATACG TGCCTATATCTGTCATTGCATCTATGAAGAAAATCAAATCCTGCATCACTAATAATCATTTGCTTTCTCAAGCTCTTTGTTCGTCTTCAAAGTtg GTCGTAAGCAACGATGGCAAAAAAGTTAGACGTAAGTATCCCTTTACGGAGAAAGACAAAGAAGAACTACAG TCTCGTACTGTAGTTGCTGAGAATCTGCCTGAAGATCATTCTCATCTAAATCTCGAGAAAATATTCAATGTGGTCAGAAG CGTCAAAGCCATTCGTATTTGTCACCCTCAAGAGCCTAATTCTTCGCGTTCTAGAGGAGATTATGTGTTTAGTAACAAG CTTCATGCTTTGGTGGAATACGAAACAGCAGATATGGCGGAAAAAGCA GTTGAAAAGTTAAATGACGAAAGGAACTGGCGAAAAGGGCTTAGAGTTAGATTGATGCTACGACGTTCC CCAAAGTCTGTATTGAAGACTAAAAAGTCAGAATTTGACGGACTACTTGAGGACGAAATCGATGAAGCATATGACTTGCCCGAAGAATCGTCCCCTATAAGTGTATTAGAACCTTCGGTCGAAAATAAT GGTGAAGAGGGTTCAAAGAAAGGATGGGCGCGCGGACGTGGGAAGACAAAGATACGAACATCAAGTCATAATGGACGTGGCGTTTTGTCACAATCGCCACAATCAAGTGGTTCGACGCTGCATTCTGAAACATCGTCTTCATCGCCCAAATCGAGTCCAAAAGGGCCGAGAATGCCTGATGGAACTAGAGGTTTTACAATGGGAAGAGGGAAGCCAATGTCTCCTGCTTTAACCACCACACCTTAA
- the LOC139890944 gene encoding myb family transcription factor EFM-like: MGKLIAPHELSLNFKPIFIPKTISQFLGEITKLDNVSEKIYKIDDFISRLETEISKIDAFKRELPLCMLLMNDAIVSLKEELMVCKKSKNNHVLEEFLPMRKPYDDHDDEDDPKVESDKKNWLSSTQLWNTIDNDLGTNRISKPKSMEQVIQKRTEEKRYDMIGDSFYEKISFPELSLITPGINTLSRRNVFDKQNVASKNDPVPYSLPDVRSDIQIGNPKLQQSQQQTSRKQRRCWSTELHRHFVNALQQLGGSKVATPKQIRELMNVDGLTNDEVKSHLQKYRLHTKRNPSGTDSGGFWTQPNNQYAEKHLNSQSGSPDGPLMNCAAGATFNTGDDSIDDGDDEKSENNCWKGHIHISSKD, encoded by the exons ATGGGTAAATTGATTGCACCTCATGAGTTGAGTTTGAATTTCAAACCGATATTCATCCCTAAAACAATCAGTCAGTTTTTGGGTGAAATTACAAAACTCGACAACGTATCTGAAAAGATATATAAAATCGATGATTTTATTAGCAGATTAGAGACGGAAATTAGTAAAATTGATGCGTTTAAACGCGAACTTCCGCTGTGTATGCTGTTAATGAATGATG CAATTGTTAGTTTAAAGGAGGAATTGATGGTGTGTAAGAAATCAAAAAATAACCATGTACTTGAAGAGTTTTTACCAATGAGGAAGCcttatgatgatcatgatgatgaggatgatccaAAAGTTGAAAGTGATAAGAAGAATTGGTTGAGTTCTACCCAGCTATGGAACACAATTGATAATGATTTAGGTACAAATCGAATTTCGAAACCGAAATCAATGGAGCAAGTAATTCAAAAG AGAACTGAAGAAAAACGATATGATATGATTGGCGATTCGTTCTATGAGAAAATTAGTTTTCCTGAGCTTTCCCTTATTACTCCTGGAATCAATACTTTATCAAGGAGAAATGTTTTCGATAAACAAAATGTTGCTAGTAAAAATGATCCGGTTCCTTATAGTTTACCGGATGTTCGGTCTGATATACAAATTGGTAACCCTAAACTTCAGCAGTCACAACAGCAGACATCTAGAAAACAAAGAAGATGCTGGTCTACAGAATTGCATAGGCACTTTGTTAATGCGTTGCAACAACTTGGTGGTTCAAAAG TAGCCACTCCGAAGCAGATTCGAGAGCTTATGAATGTTGATGGTCTCACTAATGATGAAGTTAAGAGCCATTTGCAA AAATATCGTCTTCATACAAAAAGGAATCCATCAGGTACTGATTCAGGAGGTTTTTGGACCCAACCCAATAATCAGTATGCTGAAAAACACTTAAATTCTCAATCAGGGTCTCCTGATGGCCCGCTAATGAACTGTGCCGCTGGTGCAACTTTTAATACTGGCGACGATAGTATTGATGATGGAGATGATGAAAAATCTGAGAATAATTGCTGGAAAGGTCATATTCACATTTCAAGCAAAGATTGA